One genomic window of Sphingobacterium oryzagri includes the following:
- a CDS encoding nuclear transport factor 2 family protein, whose protein sequence is MQTKEIVMSYFEAIAAGRFEDLAKYKSTDSVYWISGEGSWPLGGWRTKEDMNDAFSLILARFPKGLNITIRSIVAEGDHVTVHLNNRAERVDGCIYNNEIVVVTKIQNGLIVEEREFLDTIHANTLFFGELTG, encoded by the coding sequence ATGCAAACAAAAGAAATTGTGATGTCTTATTTTGAAGCGATAGCAGCGGGACGTTTTGAAGATTTAGCCAAGTACAAATCAACCGACTCCGTCTATTGGATCAGTGGTGAAGGTTCATGGCCATTGGGAGGCTGGCGAACAAAAGAGGATATGAACGATGCCTTTTCATTAATCTTAGCACGGTTCCCAAAAGGATTGAATATCACCATCCGGTCCATCGTGGCAGAAGGCGACCATGTGACCGTTCATTTGAATAACCGAGCAGAACGTGTTGATGGATGCATTTATAATAACGAGATCGTTGTCGTCACGAAAATCCAAAACGGTCTTATCGTCGAAGAGCGTGAGTTTTTGGACACCATTCACGCGAACACACTGTTTTTCGGTGAACTAACGGGATAA
- a CDS encoding helix-turn-helix domain-containing protein — translation MNSAETITIDTVEQYTKLFRCPSAHHPLLSICQVTDIKEMAPIDVPVKLNLYFIVVKDGAFCTGKYGWRPYDFSSGAMSFFSPGQIHLWNERPIQASSWGWMLAFHPDFIRKSPFWNKINKLKLFSYETNEALHISDAERSTLEGIIQHIQNEYHRSIDMHSQDIILAQLDVLLSYSERFYTRQFRTRSSVETDLVARLQSLLHNHFSDKGNKTVAAHDLAAELSMSRHYLSDLLRKTTGMSTQQHIHAYLIERSKTLLLTTNLSVSEVAYSLGFEYPQYFSRLFKSKTGQSPLAFRRTT, via the coding sequence ATGAACTCCGCCGAAACCATAACAATCGACACGGTCGAACAGTATACAAAACTATTCCGGTGTCCTTCTGCACACCATCCGTTATTGAGCATATGCCAGGTCACGGATATCAAAGAGATGGCACCGATCGATGTACCGGTAAAACTTAATCTGTACTTTATCGTCGTAAAAGATGGTGCTTTTTGCACGGGTAAATATGGTTGGCGTCCCTATGATTTTTCGAGTGGCGCTATGAGTTTTTTCTCACCAGGGCAAATACACCTGTGGAATGAACGGCCTATTCAAGCAAGTTCGTGGGGATGGATGCTGGCATTCCATCCCGATTTTATTCGTAAATCTCCATTTTGGAACAAGATCAATAAACTAAAACTGTTTTCCTACGAAACCAATGAAGCTTTGCACATTTCAGATGCAGAGCGGTCGACACTTGAAGGGATTATCCAACATATACAGAATGAATATCACCGAAGTATAGATATGCACAGCCAAGATATAATCCTGGCGCAATTGGATGTTCTGTTGAGTTATTCCGAACGCTTCTATACTCGTCAGTTTCGAACAAGGAGCAGTGTGGAAACAGACCTAGTGGCACGTCTCCAAAGCTTGCTGCATAATCACTTTAGTGACAAGGGAAACAAAACCGTTGCGGCACATGATCTAGCAGCTGAATTATCTATGTCGCGACACTATTTAAGCGATCTTCTGCGGAAGACTACCGGCATGAGCACTCAGCAGCACATCCACGCTTATCTGATTGAACGCTCAAAAACTCTGTTGCTGACCACAAACTTATCTGTAAGTGAAGTCGCGTATTCGCTAGGGTTTGAATATCCGCAATATTTTAGTCGATTGTTTAAAAGTAAGACCGGTCAAAGCCCATTAGCATTCCGTAGAACGACTTAA